Genomic DNA from Prunus persica cultivar Lovell chromosome G1, Prunus_persica_NCBIv2, whole genome shotgun sequence:
ATCATGTGGTTAAGTAGTGGTGTAGGATTTGTCTTTCAATGGTTTCAACCAATTTCGTGGATGTTAAGATTGATATAGGTTGGTTGACAATAGGTAGATCGTCCTTATCGTTTCTAATCCTAATATGACAATGCcttatattaattttctaatttttggttGAATATCTTATTTGAACAAAGGCATCTGAAAATTTGATCATTTTGATGTGTAGAGGCCATTGTTACACTTcgcaaagaaaaataatgtatATCTTTTGCTGGACAAAATTAcgcttatatatatgtgctgGCTAGTGTgttccatttctttttgttttgttatttggcAAATGTTACACTTTTGTACAGGGGAACAATACCACCCATCTTTCCTTTTGAAGTGttatttgaagaaaatgattTTGAATGATTTGAAAGAATTACATAtgcactttaaaaaaaatgcaacctTCAAAAATACATCCAAATAGCTAAATAAAgtatttcttgtttgttttatggGAAATATGAAACTTTGCTCCCACAGATGATATTgacggagaaaagaaagaattttcGTTCCTAAACCAAGAAGAGAAATCACGTGGGTTTTTGATCAGAAGAGGAGATTGGAATGAGTAGGAGGGTATTTTAGAAATTTTCTCCCCACTAAAAATattatcaaaatattaaatagaaagtttcttttaaaaaaagaataaaagataGAGTCAAAAGTTATTAACAGCTGGCGTCATCTCATTAGGCTGGGACACTGACGTGGACAGCTGACCATAGCATACCCATGGCAGGGAAGTTTTTCTCCAGTGGAGGAGACTGTGCAGAAGAAGATAGCCTTTTTTCTTATGCTTTTCTTTCCTCTGCCCTTCTCTTTTCTAACTTGCTATCATGGTATGGTTCTGAGCTTTCTCATTCTCACGTCTTTGTTGTTGTAATTCTATCTgagaaatttataaaattcttCTCTGTATTCTTTTTGGTCAGTTGGGTGAGTGCTGTTTGATTGCCTTgttgctttttttcttccctgatctagggtttagggtttcaaaCATTTTATTGAGCTTGAAGAGGAAGTGATGATGATAAAGCAAGGACCTTTTGATAAAGATTACTACTTCCTGATGTGGGCCTTTGACCATAGAAAGAGATCAGATAAAGCAAGGAAATGGGAGAAAATATACGCCCTTTGGCATTTGATGGTCCTTGTTGCTTGCTTGTAAGTTGTAATTGTCGGTGAGCAGGCTTAGCTAAAGAGAGTAAAGGAAAGCaacagtgagagagagaactctccctcctctcttttccacactttctctctccatcttcttttctttatctcCTTTACTTTGCCACACCCAAAGCAATACTTACTAAACTAACTAATCCAAAatgattattaatttattaactGGGGTTAATTGCTGCAGCCTTCATCCCAAAGCAATACTTACTAAACTAACTAATCCACAGGCTTCTTGTGAGGCAATCTTTTCTCTTATTCAATTACCCCAGTTAATATGAAACTGTTGAAatcaatatttatataaatacaatTGCGAAAAAATATTTACGAAATTTTGTAAGTAATACGTAGAGCAcgtgatttaaaaaaaatatctcacATATGAGAAAGCGCGTACAAAAAGActaataaaacataaacaaaaaggaTAATCCTCAAGGGGAGCCACTAATTATTGATCATATACCAGACAACTCCCATCTTTATATAacttccattttcatttttcttttaattttgtaatttgtaatttggatttttgggaggTGGAGTGGGATAAGAATTATAGGGTGCGGTTCGTGTACCTAGGAAACCGCCACGTTCTTTCTTTAGgaaatttgggataaagttaaaaaaacataagttGGGAGGTAGTGAAATTAAAAGCAAGGCCATGTGTTTCATGAATCAAAATCAGACAGTTTTGTGTCCCAGTGATGCAGAGATATATACAAATATCATTTAGACTTTTGCTTTTGGGCTTTGATCAGGATCTGATCCGTTATCtcatcaccttttttttttctttttcctttttttactCTTCAGTTTCTGCATGTGCGTTACACTAACATCATTACTAATCTCCTTTTTATCTAAGCTGTCTTTCTGTAAAGGTAACACTGATATTCCTTCCCCataattcaaagaaaaaaggagttTGAGATGTGGAAATATGGATTCCCGAATCAAaactttttgattttgttaacGATTATAGTGGGCCCATCAGTACTGGGAATTTGTCTGCTTATTTTGAATTGAAAGCTACCTCTTGTTGGAAAACCTTAAAAGTTGTTTCTTTCCAAGCCCACTTACACTTGCTGTGTAAACTAATGAAGTCTACATGAAAGCAATCTCATGTCCTATTGTGTATATGCATGTGCTTAATTGGTGTATATTCTGTAGTACCACAACAGAATGTTTAACATTCAATTGGGGCTAATTCCATGATAGAGTGGTAATTGAACAGTATCAATACATCAATAAGTGCACAGTTGGGTATACACAATGATCAAAAGGAGACAAAACATAACAGCGGTTTAAGTGTTTCATAAGAGAGTAAAATAGAAGAAATTGAGAACTGTTCATAAGCAAATCTGCCCATTCATAAGCATACGTCtaattataaaatcaaagaacaagatactgaataaaaataaagtgagaaagagagattgtTAAATGCTCTCAGCAACCAATCATATTGTaaaatgagaaagagagatgatTGTCGTCAAACCTTGCTACAACGGCCGAGATCTTTGGATCCACTAGAATCTCCCCTTTCAGCTTCAACCCCAGAtatttctttgtctttgtacCTCTCAACCTTGAAAGCCCTTGGAACAAGGTGGTTCTATATACCAGACAAAAGAAACCAATTATCAAATTTAATCAGAAACTCACATtaccaacaaacaaaacccagctatccaaaaaaattcaagaaaccaaaagaCAAAGGGAATAGAAAAAGCAAACTGACATTTGATTTCAAAATCCCCAATTTCTAGGGTTTGAACTGATGAGAGCGAGGAGGAGAGATGGAcgaaaagatagagagagagagagagagagagagagagagcacgcGAGCTTCAAGCTTCTCCCATGGAAGCTAGCTTGAGTGAGAACCAGTAGCACAGAGCGAACCAGCAGATCCAAcgacaagagaaaaaaaattcaagaaaaacgcatttgttttgttttgaataataAGGGTCTTTTTGCAAATGACCCCattggtgtagtggtttggagtatttactccctcagaCAAGGTCTTGgattcgagtcctagcatccgcatagtgtgtgtgagtttagtatgctatCGCCCCTCTCAATGAGTCCTGTTTACCTGTTACCAAAGTTCCTGTGGCCTCCTGTTTCCCTGCTAGTTTCGTGACATGTGGCAAGCCACTTAACACCACTTAACTCTGTTAActctttttgcttctttttattgtttgttttttttgctttttctcccAGTTCTGCCCCttgagggtttagggtttagggtttagagctGGTGTTTCGGCTCGAGTCCATGTGTTGTTTTGGGCTGGTAAGGGAAAAATGAGCGGAAAAGATAAGAGAAGGTAGGGAAAAAGGGGGTGAAggagaaactaaaaaaagaaataaaaaaggagatgagagaaaaagaaaaacaaagcaaaagcaaaagcaaaaaaaaaaaagaagagagagagagagagagagagagagagagagagagagagagagagaatgtggAGGTAGAGATCTggaaaagataacaaaaaaagaagaagaggagaggaGACGACGGAGGGAgggggagagaagagagaaaggggCATAAcagggagaaaaagaaaaaaagaaaaaaaaagcaaaaagaagcaaaaagagTAAACAAAGTTAAGTGGTTTTAAGTGGCTTGCCACATGTCATGAAATTAGCAGGGAAACAGGGGGCACAGGAACTTTAGTAACAGGTAAATCGGACTCCCTCTCAATAGGAAATAtccacaaaacacaaaagaaaaaaaggtcttttaaaatttgttttggaattggatttttaaaaatagaccTACCAAACGAgtttttgggcttttgaatttaaaatcagtttttgagtttataaaattggacTCAAATCAAATACCAAACAGACCCTTAAAGACTTAATGTTTTCTTAAAATATTgcgtttgtttattttatagagtacaattatatgttttaaataattttcaaattatctaatattttttaagaatCAACTGTAAATTATGCCTGACGGTGAAAATACAATTTACCTCAAAAATAACTAATTATTTGACGTTATTTGACGTGTTGAGAAGGCTAAATATGGAGTCTACAGAAGTCTAGAGAGACTTGACTAGTTGACATCCCTGTCTCCAATTAGCCTATATAGGGCCAAGAGTATGCTTACATTACAGCAGCAACTCAATAATCTAGAGGCACTCTTGTTAATTATTCATGGCAACTCCCATTATTTCTAGCTCCTCCTTCCTTAGGTTTTTCATGGCTTTCTTCTCTGTATTTCTATGCCTAAGTCTCTGCTCTTTCGAGAACGGATTTGCTTTGGCAGCAAGAGATACAAAACCCCACCCTCTCCCACATACCACTCACACAGTTGAAGTGAAGTCTCTTCTACCAGCAACCACCTGCAGCCCCTCCACCAAAGGTTAATTCAtcccatattatatatatatattaatttcaaaCCCCATTTTATGTGCATTTATGTATCtctaacacacacacacacactctgtctctgtctctctctctctctctctctctctctctctctctctctatgcaTACATGTTTCAATGATCTCAGGTCATAACATTAACAAGGCATCATCGGTACTGAAAGTGGTGCACAAACATGGGCCATGCTCCAATTTCCACAAATCATCAAAAACTTCAACCACAACTTGTGATGAAAAATACCATGCTCAAATCCTCAAGCAAGACCAAGCCCGAGTCAACTCAATCCACTCCCGCCtcaaccacaacaacaacaaagacCCACTCACCCAATCCGCCGCCACCACCCTCCCCGCCAAGTCTGGTCTCGTTATCGGCACAGGGAACTACATTGTCACCGTCAGCCTCGGTACACCCGCCAAGCAACTCTCCCTCGCCTTCGACACCGGCAGCGACCTCACCTGGACCCAATGCAAGGCATGTTCTGCTACTCAGTCTTGTTACAAACAGAGAGAGCCCATCTTCAACCCTTTTCTCTCCGCCTCATACAAAAAAATCTCATGTACCACCGCCGCGTGTACTCAGCTCTCATCCATCGGCGTCCAACACGGCTGCTCCGCCTCCACCTCCGCCTGCCTCTACGGCACCCGTTACGGAGACAACTCCTTCTCTGTCGGGGTCTTTGGCAGCGAAAAGCTTACATTGACCCCGACGGACATTTTTGAAGGTTTCCTCTTCGGCTGCGGCCTAAAGAACAAAGGCCTTTTCGGCGGCTCTGCCGGTATGCTCGGTCTCGGCCGGAGCAACACCTCCATCGTCGAACAAACCGCCAATAAATACAACCGGTACTTCTCCTACTGCCTCCCCTCCACCTCGTGCTCCACCGGCTACCTCAGCTTCGGCAAAGGCGGCAGATCTTCCAATGCCGTCAAGTTCACGGCCCTCTCCACCGTCCCCCTAGGCCACTCGTTTTACGGCCTCAATGTCGTCGGGATCAACGTCGGCGGAACTAAATTGCCGATTTCGTCTTCGGTCTTTTCGTCTTCGCGGACAATCATAGATTCCGGAACGTTGATCACGCGCCTGCCGCCGACGGCGTACAACGCGTTGAAGGCGGCGTTTCGTCAGAGGATGAAGAGCTATCCGCTGACTCAGGCGGTCTCGATACTCGACACTTGCTACAACTTGAGCAGCTTCAAAACGGTGTCGTATCCGAAGATTTCGTTCGTGTTTGACGGCGGGCTTACGCAGGAGTTGGACGCGACGGGGATACTGTACGGGGTGAGCGCGGATCAGGTTTGCTTGGCATTTGCCGGAAACATGGATGACAGTGAGGTTGGGATTATTGGGAATGTTCAACAGAGGAGGTTGAAGGTTGTGTATGACGTCGCTGGAGGAAAAGTCGGATTTGCCCCTGCAGGTTGCGCTTGAGTAATGACGATCGTCCATGGGGTATGATTGTAATACAAACAGCTTGCTAGCTATAGAATAAATCATATTTCTGTGTAATGTAAATTTTGTGTGTTGGTAAGTCTGTGTCtcctggttttcttttttaggttcttattcttattttctAAATACTAGCCTCTTTGCACTCGCTTCCGCACTTgcaaaagattttttttaaaaaaaattttaaattattttagaattaaaaaagataatgggtagttgtgttccataaaaataggatcttttatctgtttttttttttaattttaatttttaatgtttgcgTTAACCAAGGGTATTTCTgacattttgaatgtttcaccattctctgccttttgctttatatatatagatatatttaAGATAAACCCAAATTCGAAATATGCTGTCATTTAAGATAATATTTGTCCTAGTATTATCaattaaattacaatatgTGCCATTAACCTTCATTAATTCCTTCGTTTCATTGCAACTGTACTTTGATTCTTTTCCTAATAAACAGTGTATAGTCTCTTGGATATGGATGCACCCTTCCTGGCCTTAAATTTGTATTGATTTCATAAaaagtaataataaaaatcatttatgTACTCATTgggatttttattattatatataaatggcatgtatattatttttacaatgTACTTACAATGTTGCTCatttctaaataaaaataatttactgATGGTAAcctattatattttattcattataggtaaattatgtatttttaaaaagaggtACGTTATCTTTTATTGATAATGTCAATTTACCTGCTATCTCTTATCTATAATAATTTACCTATTATCTTTTATTCAtaataggtaaattatttttataaaatactagcctctctgcacgcgcttccgcgcatgcgagaggtttttttaaaaaaaatttaaaatttattttagaattaaaaaagataatggatatttgtgttctataaaaataggatccattatctgaattttcttttaattttaatttttttaatacaaaaaattgtgaatttaccatattatcctgatttaattaataatttcaattcttaatgtttgcattaatcaagggcattttttggtattttgaatgtttcaccattctctgccttttgctttatatatatagattaggtacattattttcaaaagtgCTTTAAATAAATtgggtatattatttaaatcatAAGTAAATTCATAACCAAAACTGATGCATAAAGAGTACTAGCCCCTtggcacatgctcacgcatgtgccaattggttttctttttattttttatttttatttttagaattaaaaaaaataactgggtagttatgttccataaaaataggacctattatcttattttgtttttaattttaatttttttaatattaaaaagtgtgaatttacgatattatcctcatttaattaataatttcaattcttaatgtttgaattaacaaagggcattttctggtattttgaatgtttcaccattctctgccttttgctttatatatatagattaaattgcagttttttttatttatttaaagtattgAATTGCACGCTAATTCTGTG
This window encodes:
- the LOC18789806 gene encoding aspartyl protease family protein At5g10770, which produces MATPIISSSSFLRFFMAFFSVFLCLSLCSFENGFALAARDTKPHPLPHTTHTVEVKSLLPATTCSPSTKGHNINKASSVLKVVHKHGPCSNFHKSSKTSTTTCDEKYHAQILKQDQARVNSIHSRLNHNNNKDPLTQSAATTLPAKSGLVIGTGNYIVTVSLGTPAKQLSLAFDTGSDLTWTQCKACSATQSCYKQREPIFNPFLSASYKKISCTTAACTQLSSIGVQHGCSASTSACLYGTRYGDNSFSVGVFGSEKLTLTPTDIFEGFLFGCGLKNKGLFGGSAGMLGLGRSNTSIVEQTANKYNRYFSYCLPSTSCSTGYLSFGKGGRSSNAVKFTALSTVPLGHSFYGLNVVGINVGGTKLPISSSVFSSSRTIIDSGTLITRLPPTAYNALKAAFRQRMKSYPLTQAVSILDTCYNLSSFKTVSYPKISFVFDGGLTQELDATGILYGVSADQVCLAFAGNMDDSEVGIIGNVQQRRLKVVYDVAGGKVGFAPAGCA